A part of Saliniradius amylolyticus genomic DNA contains:
- a CDS encoding glycosyltransferase family 2 protein, with product MDNKTIQNARVVVLLATYNGASYLKEQVDSLLEQTLSVEVLARDDGSRDATMDILRSYDDVLLLNDIEGDDFTPDSPAATFYQANYVRNFSILCEYALKHTDAEYIFFCDQDDVWHPDKVELTVEAIRQVEDSEGKNFPVVVHTDLTVVDEKLTPLAQSFREFEGLPHPDEHGLSRALVQNVATGCAMGFNRRLLSLMTPIPPEAVVHDFWFYIGAKLAGKTCYLNKALIDYRQHTGNSIGTISAKERFSYIKPYFYRSLLRFPINLKRTLHQAKALKRVVNGSGLKLSQAQFSQLENMVTLDTMSPISRVRMLRQLFPGRRSIGERLYLSLLLLFLPFISSGQSREKKEAPGNQPRAPHI from the coding sequence ATGGACAATAAAACGATACAAAACGCTAGAGTCGTGGTGCTGTTAGCGACCTATAACGGGGCTTCCTATTTAAAAGAGCAAGTCGACAGCTTACTGGAACAGACTCTTTCGGTAGAGGTCCTTGCACGAGACGATGGCTCCAGGGATGCCACGATGGATATATTGCGCAGTTACGATGATGTTTTATTGCTCAACGATATAGAGGGCGATGATTTTACCCCTGACTCCCCCGCTGCAACTTTCTACCAAGCTAACTATGTAAGAAACTTTTCCATACTATGTGAGTATGCGCTTAAGCACACCGACGCCGAGTATATCTTCTTTTGTGATCAGGATGATGTATGGCACCCGGATAAAGTGGAGTTGACTGTAGAGGCAATACGGCAGGTTGAGGACTCAGAAGGGAAGAATTTTCCGGTGGTGGTTCATACTGATCTTACCGTGGTTGATGAAAAGTTAACCCCATTAGCCCAGTCGTTCCGTGAGTTTGAAGGGTTACCACACCCTGACGAACATGGTTTGTCCCGTGCTTTGGTTCAGAACGTGGCAACAGGCTGTGCGATGGGGTTTAATCGCCGTTTGTTATCCTTGATGACGCCTATTCCGCCCGAGGCTGTTGTGCATGACTTCTGGTTTTATATTGGCGCCAAGCTGGCAGGGAAAACGTGTTACTTGAATAAGGCGCTGATCGATTACAGGCAACACACCGGCAATTCTATTGGCACCATCTCCGCCAAAGAGCGCTTTAGCTACATCAAGCCTTACTTTTACCGGAGCCTGCTGCGTTTCCCGATAAACCTGAAACGAACCCTTCACCAGGCAAAGGCGTTGAAGCGTGTTGTTAATGGTAGTGGCTTAAAGCTCTCTCAGGCTCAGTTTAGCCAACTTGAAAATATGGTCACTCTCGATACTATGAGTCCGATATCACGTGTTAGGATGCTGCGCCAATTATTTCCCGGTCGGCGTTCAATCGGAGAGAGGCTTTATTTAAGCCTGTTGTTATTGTTCTTGCCTTTTATTTCCTCTGGGCAGAGCCGCGAAAAAAAAGAGGCTCCGGGAAATCAGCCTAGGGCGCCCCATATTTAA
- a CDS encoding glycosyltransferase family 2 protein, with translation MPLFSVCIPHYGSERLLLEAVKSVAVQTVRDFELIISLDSPVSDAALTHIRELVPDVKITQCPTSGIAQNWNHSVEQATGEYTVLLHSDDKLKLGYLGLMNKLIQQYDVADAWFCGVALIDECGQATWSFADSVKTWIEPAQQEYCLEGDLGLAQILKGCFVYCPTICYRSEVIKEFGFSERWGMVLDLDLYARLLMGGKCIVGTRDVQFEYRRHSQSTTAQLTKDRTRFEEEWMLYQLVTEQAETIAWQKTAAVAKRKLILRLHALFCSAKALAALEVKLSLAYFRQALVK, from the coding sequence ATGCCCCTTTTCTCCGTCTGCATCCCTCACTATGGCTCAGAACGTCTTTTACTTGAAGCCGTAAAAAGCGTTGCTGTGCAAACTGTTCGAGACTTTGAGTTGATTATTTCGCTAGACTCACCCGTCTCTGATGCTGCACTGACTCATATTCGTGAACTAGTACCAGATGTAAAGATTACACAATGCCCCACCAGCGGTATTGCTCAGAACTGGAATCATAGTGTCGAACAGGCGACCGGTGAATACACCGTGTTACTGCATTCCGATGATAAGCTTAAACTTGGTTATCTGGGCCTAATGAACAAACTTATTCAACAATATGATGTTGCCGATGCCTGGTTTTGTGGTGTTGCGCTGATTGACGAATGCGGTCAGGCAACCTGGAGCTTTGCTGATAGCGTTAAAACTTGGATAGAGCCAGCACAGCAAGAATATTGTCTGGAAGGCGACCTGGGCCTGGCGCAGATTCTAAAAGGTTGCTTTGTTTATTGCCCGACGATTTGCTACCGAAGTGAGGTGATTAAAGAGTTTGGTTTCTCAGAACGCTGGGGAATGGTGTTAGATCTGGACTTGTATGCGCGGCTTTTGATGGGGGGCAAGTGTATCGTCGGTACTCGGGACGTACAATTTGAATATCGCCGCCACAGTCAGAGTACTACGGCCCAACTCACCAAAGACCGCACTAGGTTTGAGGAAGAGTGGATGCTTTACCAGTTAGTTACTGAACAAGCTGAAACTATTGCATGGCAGAAAACAGCGGCCGTGGCGAAACGCAAATTAATATTACGACTTCATGCCCTTTTCTGCTCGGCTAAGGCGTTAGCCGCTCTTGAGGTGAAGCTTTCTCTGGCTTACTTTCGCCAGGCGTTGGTTAAGTAA
- the galE gene encoding UDP-glucose 4-epimerase GalE — translation MSHILVTGGAGYIGSHTVLQLLENGHEVTVLDNLSNSSRESLRRVENLTGGLIRFIQGDLLNPTDIKRAFANSSIEAVIHFAGLKAVGESVSQPIRYYQNNVHGTMNLCEVMQEHEVKTLVFSSSATVYGDPQTLPLKESMPTGTPTNPYGQSKLMVETILRDLHHADGTWRIALLRYFNPVGAHESGEIGEDPSGIPNNLMPFIAQVATGKRKKLSVFGNDYNTHDGTGVRDYIHVEDLADGHLKALQTLNKPGLETYNLGTGQGYSVLDMVKSFEKVNSVAIPHEIVDRRPGDVASCYACPKKAKQGLNWEAKRGIDEMCRDTWHWQSKNPNGYFR, via the coding sequence ATGAGTCACATTCTGGTTACTGGCGGCGCTGGCTATATTGGCAGCCATACTGTATTGCAGCTCCTTGAAAACGGTCACGAAGTCACGGTCTTGGACAACCTTAGCAACTCCAGCCGCGAGTCTTTACGGCGAGTAGAAAACCTAACCGGCGGTCTCATCCGATTTATTCAGGGAGATCTACTAAACCCAACCGATATCAAACGGGCTTTTGCCAATAGCAGCATCGAAGCTGTTATCCACTTTGCCGGTCTGAAAGCCGTGGGAGAGTCTGTCAGCCAGCCGATTCGTTATTACCAAAACAATGTACACGGCACCATGAACCTGTGTGAAGTGATGCAGGAGCATGAAGTCAAAACCCTGGTATTCAGCTCCTCGGCCACTGTATACGGTGACCCACAGACCCTCCCGCTTAAAGAATCCATGCCAACAGGCACGCCGACCAATCCCTATGGCCAGTCCAAGTTAATGGTTGAAACCATCCTACGCGATCTGCACCATGCCGACGGTACCTGGCGTATCGCCCTCCTACGTTACTTTAACCCGGTAGGCGCCCACGAATCCGGCGAGATCGGTGAAGATCCCAGCGGCATCCCAAATAACCTGATGCCCTTCATCGCCCAGGTGGCCACTGGCAAACGGAAAAAGCTCAGTGTTTTTGGCAATGATTACAACACCCATGACGGCACCGGTGTACGTGACTACATTCACGTTGAAGATCTGGCCGACGGCCATTTAAAAGCCCTGCAAACCCTGAATAAACCAGGGTTAGAAACCTACAATCTGGGCACCGGCCAGGGTTACAGCGTGCTGGATATGGTAAAAAGCTTCGAGAAGGTCAATAGCGTGGCAATCCCCCATGAAATTGTCGACCGCCGCCCTGGTGATGTGGCCAGTTGCTATGCCTGCCCGAAAAAGGCCAAACAAGGCCTGAACTGGGAAGCCAAGCGGGGCATCGATGAGATGTGCCGTGACACCTGGCACTGGCAATCCAAGAACCCGAACGGATATTTCCGTTAA
- a CDS encoding DUF2304 domain-containing protein: protein MSTPQIVSSIIAALISITIIWMVRRDHLITRDGLKWILISIAILLYGFFPQLNDIIGSGLGISYPPIIPVLLGMGVILIKLLIADIERARMQVTINRLVQRLAMLEADRKDSSRES, encoded by the coding sequence ATGAGTACACCTCAGATCGTGTCGTCCATTATCGCCGCGTTAATCAGTATCACCATCATCTGGATGGTACGCAGGGACCACCTAATCACCCGGGATGGCCTTAAGTGGATTTTGATTTCCATTGCTATATTGCTTTATGGCTTTTTCCCTCAGTTGAATGACATTATCGGTTCTGGCCTGGGAATCAGCTACCCGCCGATTATTCCTGTATTGCTGGGCATGGGCGTGATTTTGATCAAGCTGCTGATTGCGGATATTGAGCGTGCCCGCATGCAGGTAACAATAAACCGTTTAGTGCAACGTTTGGCCATGCTGGAAGCGGATAGAAAGGATAGTAGCAGGGAGTCTTAA
- a CDS encoding glycosyltransferase family 2 protein: MIILFVVIPAKNEALTIGAVVAGVRQSVPCTVIVVDDGSADNTAKEATEAGALVLPMVQSVGAWLATQAGLRYAAKLGAEQVITMDADGQHRAEDLPTLLEQGQNNKADVIIGACVARGSLSRRIAWGLFKRLTGVSIADLTSGFRLYNKNALMVLTSRQASLLEFQDMGVLLMLRSAGLTMQEVSVRMCHRTNGISRIFSSWGKVTYYMMITLFLCLVKAMPERSTRYIRRLKQGS; the protein is encoded by the coding sequence GTGATCATCTTATTCGTTGTTATCCCCGCAAAAAATGAGGCGTTGACCATTGGAGCTGTGGTGGCGGGTGTCAGGCAGAGTGTGCCTTGCACCGTTATTGTGGTGGATGATGGCAGTGCCGATAATACCGCTAAAGAGGCTACAGAAGCTGGCGCCCTGGTATTGCCGATGGTGCAATCAGTGGGAGCTTGGCTGGCCACTCAGGCGGGCTTGCGTTATGCCGCCAAGTTGGGGGCTGAGCAGGTGATCACCATGGATGCGGATGGCCAGCACAGGGCGGAGGACCTCCCTACTTTATTAGAACAAGGGCAAAACAATAAGGCCGATGTGATTATTGGTGCCTGTGTTGCCCGTGGGTCATTGTCACGCCGGATTGCCTGGGGCTTATTCAAGCGCCTGACCGGCGTCAGTATCGCCGATTTGACCTCAGGTTTTCGTTTGTATAATAAAAATGCCCTGATGGTGTTAACCAGTCGGCAGGCATCCCTGTTGGAGTTTCAGGATATGGGCGTATTGCTGATGCTGCGCTCGGCAGGATTGACTATGCAGGAAGTGTCGGTACGTATGTGTCATCGCACTAACGGGATATCGCGCATCTTTTCGTCGTGGGGGAAGGTCACTTACTATATGATGATCACCTTGTTCTTGTGCTTGGTGAAGGCCATGCCAGAGCGCTCCACTCGTTATATTCGTCGTTTAAAACAGGGAAGCTAA
- the galU gene encoding UTP--glucose-1-phosphate uridylyltransferase GalU, with protein sequence MHSAKNSLVRKAVIPVAGLGTRMLPATKAIPKEMLPVVDKPLIQYVVNECVAAGIKEIVLVTHASKNSIENHFDTSFELETTLEKRVKRQLLEEIQSICPDDVTIMHVRQGVAKGLGHAILTARPLVGNAPFAVVLPDVLIDDFLANPKQDNLAEMLNHFEQSGHNKIMVEKVPEHLVNQFGIVDIGGQAIEAGQTAPIRRIVEKPAQSEAPSDLSVVGRYILSANIWEQLEFTPPGAGDEIQLTDAIASLMKIEPVEAYYMKGKSHDCGSKLGYMKANVEYGLRHSVLGEVYKTYLQELSQTL encoded by the coding sequence ATGCACTCAGCAAAGAACTCTCTGGTCCGTAAGGCTGTTATTCCTGTAGCAGGTCTTGGCACCCGCATGCTGCCTGCCACCAAGGCTATTCCCAAAGAGATGCTACCGGTAGTAGATAAGCCCCTGATCCAATATGTGGTCAATGAATGTGTCGCTGCGGGTATAAAAGAGATCGTACTTGTCACCCATGCCAGTAAAAACAGCATCGAAAACCACTTTGATACCAGCTTTGAACTGGAAACCACACTGGAAAAACGAGTAAAACGTCAGCTACTAGAAGAAATCCAGTCCATATGCCCGGATGATGTAACCATCATGCATGTTCGCCAAGGCGTAGCTAAAGGCTTGGGGCATGCTATTTTGACGGCACGTCCATTAGTGGGAAACGCACCTTTTGCCGTTGTTTTACCGGATGTACTGATCGACGATTTTCTGGCCAACCCAAAGCAAGATAACCTGGCTGAAATGCTCAACCATTTTGAACAATCCGGTCACAACAAGATTATGGTAGAAAAGGTGCCAGAGCACCTGGTAAACCAATTCGGCATTGTGGATATTGGCGGTCAGGCCATCGAAGCGGGCCAAACCGCACCAATCAGACGTATTGTTGAAAAACCGGCACAGTCGGAAGCTCCCTCTGATCTTTCCGTTGTGGGGCGTTATATTCTCTCGGCCAACATCTGGGAGCAGCTTGAGTTTACCCCGCCGGGCGCTGGTGACGAAATTCAACTAACCGACGCCATTGCATCACTAATGAAAATCGAACCAGTGGAAGCCTATTACATGAAGGGAAAAAGCCACGACTGCGGCAGCAAGCTAGGCTATATGAAAGCCAATGTGGAATACGGCTTGAGACATTCAGTCTTAGGCGAGGTTTATAAAACTTACCTACAAGAGTTGAGTCAAACGCTATGA